One genomic window of Microbacterium testaceum StLB037 includes the following:
- a CDS encoding SIP domain-containing protein — MTPDATSLRRPDGGRWCDLEGAVFLGGDVRNLPAMRRIAAALPPEAHLTVVVEVCGWEEVGVIDAGDGRVSWLDRTTDGAMRPRGERLAAAIHAWCAEWACGDDPVCTVWLGARTPTRIVRMTQALLPEARVS; from the coding sequence ATGACTCCGGATGCCACGTCCCTCCGTCGCCCCGATGGCGGCCGCTGGTGCGATCTCGAGGGAGCTGTGTTCCTCGGCGGAGACGTGCGGAACCTGCCCGCGATGCGGAGGATCGCCGCGGCGCTGCCGCCGGAGGCGCACCTCACGGTGGTCGTCGAGGTCTGCGGATGGGAGGAGGTGGGCGTCATCGATGCGGGCGACGGCCGTGTGAGCTGGCTGGACCGCACGACCGACGGCGCGATGCGCCCGCGCGGCGAGCGACTGGCCGCCGCCATCCACGCCTGGTGCGCCGAGTGGGCGTGCGGTGACGACCCCGTCTGCACGGTGTGGCTCGGCGCCCGCACCCCCACGCGGATCGTGCGCATGACGCAGGCGCTGCTGCCGGAGGCGCGCGTGTCTTGA
- the rplJ gene encoding 50S ribosomal protein L10: MAQKDASVAELTKNFENSTAVLLTEYRGLTVAQLKQLRNDIRQDADYAVVKNTLTKIAAANAGVTGLDDELKGPSAIAFVHGDPVAVAKGLRAFAKANPQLVVKGGYFDGAALTADEVNKLADLESREVLLAKLAGAMKATMTKAAYVFQALPSKAVRTVDALREKQDTAA, from the coding sequence ATGGCGCAGAAGGATGCATCGGTCGCCGAGCTCACGAAGAACTTCGAGAACTCGACCGCCGTTCTGCTGACCGAGTACCGCGGTCTGACGGTTGCCCAGCTCAAGCAGCTGCGCAACGACATCCGTCAGGACGCGGATTACGCCGTGGTGAAGAACACGCTGACCAAGATCGCCGCTGCCAACGCGGGGGTCACGGGACTGGATGACGAGCTCAAGGGCCCGTCCGCCATCGCGTTCGTGCACGGTGACCCGGTCGCCGTCGCGAAGGGCCTGCGTGCCTTTGCCAAGGCTAACCCTCAGCTCGTGGTGAAGGGTGGCTACTTCGATGGCGCCGCTCTGACCGCGGATGAGGTCAACAAGCTCGCCGATCTCGAAAGCCGTGAAGTCCTGCTGGCGAAGCTCGCCGGTGCGATGAAGGCGACGATGACCAAGGCAGCATACGTCTTCCAGGCGCTTCCGTCGAAGGCCGTTCGCACGGTCGACGCGCTGCGCGAGAAGCAGGACACCGCGGCCTGA
- a CDS encoding type IV toxin-antitoxin system AbiEi family antitoxin domain-containing protein codes for MHGLTDIQRVRRMLFTREELLDRDVTQRELRAAGVGGRWMRIQPGIYVERAAFDALRPAHRHRIAVVAAVGRSRGRIGVVSHLSAAVLHGLPQYRFRPRPVSVTIPDATHPPSRAGLRRHTDELGEADVIEIDGIRCTSLERTIFDIARTEPLETSVSCADAALRRLVVDGRTFDADLQVEWRERFARRAERAAGRRGVRRARWVGGFADGRAELPGESVSRLQLHRLGFREFDLQVAVEGPRGFDYYVDVGLGEVRTFWEFDGEEKYRSEAMRRGRSLEDVLLEEKRREDWIRGRTRWHFVRGGFTDIATPETLAARLSAFGVKSPR; via the coding sequence ATGCACGGTCTCACGGACATCCAACGAGTGCGCCGCATGCTCTTCACGCGGGAGGAGCTCCTTGATCGAGACGTGACTCAGCGCGAACTCCGCGCTGCGGGTGTGGGCGGGCGATGGATGCGCATCCAGCCCGGGATCTACGTGGAACGGGCCGCCTTCGATGCCCTGCGTCCCGCGCATCGGCACCGCATTGCTGTCGTCGCGGCTGTCGGTCGATCTCGTGGACGCATCGGCGTGGTCTCCCACCTCTCCGCCGCGGTGCTCCACGGCTTGCCGCAGTACCGGTTCCGCCCCCGACCGGTCTCCGTGACGATCCCGGATGCCACGCACCCGCCGAGTCGCGCTGGTCTGCGTCGACACACAGATGAGTTGGGGGAAGCCGATGTCATCGAGATCGACGGCATCCGCTGCACCTCCCTCGAGCGCACGATCTTCGACATCGCCCGCACCGAACCGTTGGAGACCTCCGTGTCCTGCGCCGACGCCGCTCTTCGCCGTCTCGTCGTGGATGGCAGGACTTTCGACGCTGACCTCCAAGTCGAGTGGCGAGAGCGCTTCGCTCGACGCGCGGAGCGCGCGGCTGGTCGTCGCGGCGTCCGCCGGGCGAGGTGGGTGGGCGGATTCGCAGACGGTCGAGCGGAACTGCCCGGCGAGAGCGTCAGTCGGCTTCAGCTGCATCGGCTGGGTTTCCGGGAGTTCGATCTGCAGGTCGCGGTCGAAGGGCCGCGAGGGTTCGACTACTACGTCGACGTGGGGCTGGGGGAGGTGCGCACCTTTTGGGAGTTCGATGGGGAGGAGAAGTACCGCAGCGAGGCCATGCGTCGGGGTCGGTCGCTCGAGGACGTGCTTCTGGAGGAGAAGCGCCGCGAGGACTGGATCCGGGGTCGTACGCGGTGGCATTTCGTCCGGGGCGGATTCACGGACATCGCCACGCCGGAAACACTCGCTGCTCGCCTCTCGGCTTTCGGCGTCAAATCGCCCCGCTGA
- a CDS encoding YqaJ viral recombinase family protein, translated as MSPELVASRSADLDARIVADSRDRVAWIRARSRGITATDVATLTSANAISRAADAKLMGSNFSGNAFTAHGRRREPEIAAWVAATHGIQPSSALYHAVVERRHLATPDGVVVDGEGRIVLAEIKTTNKAWRSIPRTYMRQIWWQQHVLGAERTLVAWEQHDGFVPLHDEPRCQWIDRDEREIAKLVGLATSLIDELYRRTMESRRPIQTPKEPTERYRALALLD; from the coding sequence ATGTCCCCCGAGCTCGTCGCCTCCCGCAGCGCCGACCTCGACGCCCGCATCGTCGCCGACTCGCGCGACCGCGTGGCCTGGATCCGGGCGCGCTCGCGCGGGATCACGGCCACCGACGTCGCGACGCTCACCAGCGCCAACGCGATCTCGAGAGCCGCGGATGCCAAGCTCATGGGCTCGAACTTCTCGGGTAACGCCTTCACGGCGCACGGCCGTCGACGCGAACCCGAGATCGCGGCCTGGGTGGCGGCGACGCATGGCATCCAACCCTCGTCCGCCCTGTATCACGCGGTCGTCGAGAGGCGACACCTGGCCACCCCCGACGGGGTCGTCGTCGACGGCGAGGGACGCATCGTGCTCGCCGAGATCAAGACCACCAACAAGGCGTGGCGCTCGATCCCCCGCACCTACATGCGACAGATCTGGTGGCAGCAGCACGTGCTCGGTGCGGAGCGCACGCTCGTCGCCTGGGAACAGCACGACGGCTTCGTCCCGCTCCACGATGAGCCGCGCTGCCAGTGGATCGACCGGGACGAGCGCGAGATCGCCAAGCTCGTCGGGCTCGCGACCTCCCTCATCGACGAGCTCTACCGACGCACCATGGAGTCGCGCCGGCCCATCCAGACCCCGAAAGAGCCCACGGAGAGGTACCGCGCCCTCGCGCTCCTCGATTAA